The Ensifer adhaerens genome contains a region encoding:
- the guaD gene encoding guanine deaminase: MTTTLIRGRLLSFNRAPSSIDDSAAYSYESDGALLIEGGQIAASGSYAAVKASAPDGVAEVDHRPHLIVPGFIDTHLHFPQMQVMASYAANLLEWLNTYTFPEECRFVETAHAERIATRFFDEMVRYGTTTATAYCSVHKASADAFFAEALRRDMRMVAGKVMMDRNAPQGLLDTPQMSYDETRAVIREWHGKGRNHVAITPRFAITSTPEQMDVAKSLVHEFPDLHLQTHLSENRDEIAFTCELYPEAKDYTDVYARYGLLGPKSLFGHCIHLSEREADVMSETGSVAVFCPTSNLFLGSGLFPLRALSRREKPVRTSVASDIGGGTSYSMLKTLDEAYKILQLQGERLNPFDSFFMMTRGNAEALSLVDKIGTLEAGTDADFIVLDMAATPAMALRAEVVNSLADELFLLQTMGDDRSIVETYVAGKPAKSALAAA, from the coding sequence ATGACGACCACCCTCATCCGCGGCCGATTGCTGAGCTTCAACCGCGCGCCATCGTCGATCGACGACAGCGCCGCCTACAGCTACGAGAGCGACGGTGCGCTTCTGATTGAGGGGGGACAGATCGCCGCGAGCGGCTCCTATGCTGCGGTCAAGGCAAGCGCGCCTGACGGCGTCGCTGAAGTGGACCATCGCCCACACCTGATCGTGCCCGGCTTCATCGACACGCATCTGCATTTCCCGCAGATGCAGGTCATGGCCTCCTATGCCGCCAACTTGCTTGAATGGCTGAACACCTACACCTTCCCCGAGGAGTGCCGCTTCGTCGAGACCGCCCATGCGGAGCGCATCGCGACGCGCTTCTTCGATGAGATGGTGCGCTATGGCACGACAACAGCAACCGCCTATTGCTCGGTTCACAAGGCGTCGGCCGATGCCTTCTTCGCCGAGGCGCTGCGCCGCGACATGCGCATGGTCGCCGGCAAGGTGATGATGGACCGCAACGCCCCGCAAGGCCTGCTCGACACGCCGCAGATGAGCTACGACGAAACCCGCGCGGTCATCCGCGAATGGCACGGCAAGGGCCGCAATCATGTGGCGATCACCCCGCGCTTCGCCATCACCTCAACGCCGGAGCAGATGGACGTCGCGAAGTCGCTGGTGCACGAATTCCCCGACCTGCACCTCCAGACGCACCTTTCGGAAAACCGCGACGAGATCGCCTTTACCTGCGAACTCTATCCGGAAGCCAAGGACTACACAGACGTCTACGCCCGCTACGGCCTGCTCGGACCGAAGAGCCTGTTCGGCCACTGCATCCATCTGTCTGAGCGCGAGGCGGATGTCATGAGCGAGACCGGCTCGGTCGCCGTTTTCTGCCCGACCTCCAATCTTTTTCTCGGTTCTGGCCTCTTCCCGCTGCGCGCGCTCAGCCGCCGCGAAAAGCCGGTGCGCACCTCGGTCGCCTCCGACATCGGCGGCGGTACCAGCTATTCCATGCTGAAGACGCTCGACGAGGCCTACAAGATCCTGCAGCTGCAGGGCGAGCGGCTGAACCCGTTCGACAGCTTCTTCATGATGACCCGCGGCAATGCCGAGGCGCTATCGCTGGTCGACAAGATCGGAACTTTGGAAGCCGGCACCGACGCCGATTTCATCGTGCTCGACATGGCGGCGACGCCGGCGATGGCGCTTCGGGCCGAAGTGGTCAACTCTCTGGCAGACGAACTCTTCCTGCTGCAGACCATGGGCGACGACCGGTCGATCGTCGAAACCTATGTCGCCGGCAAGCCGGCAAAATCGGCGCTTGCCGCCGCATGA
- a CDS encoding alpha-hydroxy acid oxidase — translation MTQILEISDLKALAKRRVPKLFFDYADSGAWTEGTYRANEEDFAKVKLRQRVLVDMTDRSLETTMIGQKVSMPVALAPTGLTGMQHADGEMLAAQAAEAFGVPFTLSTMSICSIEDVASVTTKPFWFQLYVMREREFVLNLIDRAKAAKCSALVLTLDLQILGQRHKDLRNGLSAPPKMTPKHLWQMATRPGWCMKMLGTKRRTFRNIVGHAKSVTDLSSLGAWTAEQFDPQLSWKDVAWIKERWGGPLILKGILDPEDAKMAAATGADAIIVSNHGGRQLDGAHSSISMLPRIVDAVGHQIEVHIDGGIRSGQDVLKAVAMGAKGTYIGRPFLYGLGAMGKEGVTKTLEIIRKEMDITMALCGKRDINDVNRDILAD, via the coding sequence ATGACGCAAATCCTCGAAATCAGCGATCTCAAGGCGCTCGCCAAGCGCCGGGTGCCGAAACTCTTCTTCGATTACGCCGACAGCGGCGCCTGGACCGAAGGCACCTATCGCGCCAACGAGGAGGATTTCGCCAAGGTGAAGCTGCGCCAGCGCGTGCTGGTGGATATGACCGACCGGTCGCTGGAAACGACGATGATCGGCCAGAAGGTGTCGATGCCGGTGGCACTCGCCCCGACCGGCCTCACCGGCATGCAGCACGCCGACGGCGAAATGCTGGCAGCCCAGGCGGCTGAAGCCTTCGGCGTGCCCTTCACGCTCTCGACGATGAGCATCTGCTCGATCGAGGACGTCGCCTCGGTCACCACCAAGCCCTTCTGGTTCCAGCTCTACGTCATGCGCGAACGCGAATTCGTGCTGAACCTGATCGACCGGGCCAAGGCGGCGAAGTGCTCGGCGCTGGTGCTGACGCTCGACCTGCAGATCCTCGGCCAGCGTCACAAGGATCTTCGCAACGGCCTCTCGGCACCGCCGAAGATGACGCCGAAGCACCTCTGGCAGATGGCGACGCGCCCCGGCTGGTGCATGAAGATGCTCGGCACCAAGCGCCGCACCTTCCGCAACATCGTCGGCCACGCGAAAAGCGTCACCGACCTCTCGTCGCTCGGCGCCTGGACGGCGGAACAGTTCGACCCGCAGCTCTCGTGGAAGGATGTCGCCTGGATCAAGGAACGCTGGGGCGGACCGCTGATCCTCAAGGGCATTCTCGACCCCGAGGACGCCAAGATGGCAGCGGCGACCGGTGCCGACGCGATCATCGTCTCCAACCACGGCGGCCGCCAGCTCGACGGCGCCCATTCCTCGATCAGCATGCTGCCGCGCATCGTCGATGCGGTCGGCCACCAGATCGAGGTGCATATCGATGGCGGTATCCGCTCCGGCCAGGACGTGCTGAAGGCCGTCGCCATGGGCGCCAAGGGCACCTATATCGGCCGCCCCTTCCTCTACGGCCTCGGCGCCATGGGCAAGGAGGGCGTCACCAAGACGCTGGAAATCATCCGCAAGGAGATGGACATCACCATGGCCCTCTGCGGCAAGCGCGATATCAACGACGTCAACCGCGACATTCTCGCGGATTGA